One segment of Takifugu rubripes chromosome 5, fTakRub1.2, whole genome shotgun sequence DNA contains the following:
- the fam20c3 gene encoding uncharacterized protein isoform X1, with product MRRLNLAKSTRSIYLSLACLSLALHLLLAFFCLSILQTACILPPSSSTQDTDPVQHGSHPSPLDAGRPRRKVRSSRPAGEDSFSGSEKKLTGGGRAAQEVKGRARLEALFRHPLYNLPRPPLQEDDWLLRVRTSEQTEDGEHEGYEEEEAISADSEWWSTSEEEGYDKMDWTNDVDTHPPWLRFHLGITRWELYDRRDPNLDQLTHYLATQRILNAVQKTGGTQLKLLMSFPNHGQALLKPMKQSRQAETDVNLFYFSDFERHNAEIAAFHLDRLLGFHRVPPVVGRLINVTTEIREITTDHKLMKTFFTSPAGNVCFYGQCEYYCSTEHPVCGRPHLLEVSLAAMLPDLTLAPRRSWRSPWKRSYSRTKLAQWEKVPAYCDTVKQTPPYNRGTRLVDLIDMAVLDFLMSNMDRHHYETFEKFGNDTFLVHLDHGRAFGRHSQDEPSILAPLQQCCRIRRSTLLRLRLLSLPDSRLSDMMRASLARDPLAAVAPILSEPHLSALDRRLATVLQVVRTCQHQHQDVIYDDLGKYEEDQNQQPDGKNK from the exons ATGAGAAGGCTGAACCTGGCTAAATCCACTCGCTCCATCTACCTGAGTCTGGCCTGCCTGTCCctcgccctccacctcctcctggccttTTTCTGCCTCTCCATCCTCCAAACTGCAtgcatcctccctccatcttcctccaccCAGGACACAGATCCTGTGCAGCATGGTTCCCACCCAAGTCCCCTGGATGCAGGGCGTCCCCGAAGGAAGGTCCGGAGCTCACGTCCGGCTGGCGAAGACTCCTTCAGCGGGAGTGAAAAGAAATTAACTGGAGGTGGAAGAGCAGCGCAGGAGGTGAAGGGTCGCGCAAGGCTCGAGGCGCTGTTCAGACACCCGCTGTACAACCTGCCACGCCCCCCACTGCAGGAAGATGATTGGCTCCTTCGGGTGAGGACCAGCGAACAAACAGAGGACGGAGAACATGAAGgatatgaggaagaggaggccatcAGTGCTGACAGTGAGTG GTGGAGCACCAGTGAGGAGGAAGGCTACGACAAGATGGACTGGACGAACGACGTGGACACGCACCCTCCCTGGCTGCGCTTCCACCTGGGGATCACTCGCTGGGAGCTGTACGACAGGAGGGATCCCAACCTGGATCAGCTGACTCACTACCTGGCGACGCAGCGGATCCTCAACGCGG TCCAAAAGACAGGAGGTACCCAGCTGAAACTGCTCATGTCCTTCCCGAACcatggacaagctctgctcaaACCCATGAA ACAGTCCAGACAGGCAGAGACGGATGTAAACCTCTTCTACTTCTCCGACTTTGAAAGGCACAATGCGGAGATCGCAGCCTTTCACCTGGACAG GTTGTTGGGCTTCCACAGGGTCCCTCCGGTGGTGGGTCGACTTATCAATGTCACCACAGAGATCAGGGAGATCACCACAGACCACAAGCTGATGAAGACCTTCTTCACCTCCCCGG CGGGGAACGTGTGTTTCTACGGCCAGTGCGAATACTACTGCTCCACGGAGCACCCGGTCTGTGGCCGGCCGCACCTGCTGGAGGTCTCCCTGGCTGCCATGCTACCTGACCTCACCCTGGCTCCGcgcaggtcctggaggtcacCGTGGAAACGCTCCTACAGCCGAACCAAGCTGGCTCA GTGGGAGAAGGTGCCAGCCTATTGTGACACAGTGAAGCAGACACCACCGTACAACCGCGGCACCAGGCTGGTGGATCTCATAGACATGGCCGTGCTGGACTTCCTCATGA GCAACATGGACAGACATCACTATGAGACATTTGAAAAATTTGGGAACGACACCTTTCTGGTGCATCTTGATCACGGCCGCGC GTTTGGCCGTCACTCTCAGGATGAGCCGTCCATACTTGCTCCTTTGCAGCAATGCTGCAG GATCCGCCGCTCCACCCTCCTCCGCCTGcgtctcctgtccctccctgacTCCAGGCTGAGCGATATGATGCGGGCGTCCCTTGCTCGGGATCCTCTAGCAGCCGTGGCCCCCATCCTCTCTGAGCCACACCTGTCTGCTCTGGACCGGCGCCTGGCAACCGTCCTGCAGGTGGTGCGGACGTGTCAGCATCAGCACCAGGATGTCATTTATGATGACCTGGGAAAGTATGAAGAAGACCAAAATCAACAGCCTGACgggaaaaacaaatga
- the fam20c3 gene encoding uncharacterized protein LOC101072020 (The RefSeq protein has 1 substitution compared to this genomic sequence) — MRRLNLAKSTRSIYLSLACLSLALHLLLAFFCLSILQTACILPPSSSTQDTDPVQHGSHPSPLDAGRPRRKVRSSHPAGEDSFSGSEKKLTGGGRAAQEVKGRARLEALFRHPLYNLPRPPLQEDDWLLRVRTSEQTEDGEHEGYEEEEAISADSEWWSTSEEEGYDKMDWTNDVDTHPPWLRFHLGITRWELYDRRDPNLDQLTHYLATQRILNAVQKTGGTQLKLLMSFPNHGQALLKPMKQSRQAETDVNLFYFSDFERHNAEIAAFHLDRLLGFHRVPPVVGRLINVTTEIREITTDHKLMKTFFTSPAGNVCFYGQCEYYCSTEHPVCGRPHLLEVSLAAMLPDLTLAPRRSWRSPWKRSYSRTKLAQWEKVPAYCDTVKQTPPYNRGTRLVDLIDMAVLDFLMSNMDRHHYETFEKFGNDTFLVHLDHGRAFGRHSQDEPSILAPLQQCCRIRRSTLLRLRLLSLPDSRLSDMMRASLARDPLAAVAPILSEPHLSALDRRLATVLQVVRTCQHQHQDVIYDDLGKYEEDQNQQPDGKNK; from the exons ATGAGAAGGCTGAACCTGGCTAAATCCACTCGCTCCATCTACCTGAGTCTGGCCTGCCTGTCCctcgccctccacctcctcctggccttTTTCTGCCTCTCCATCCTCCAAACTGCAtgcatcctccctccatcttcctccaccCAGGACACAGATCCTGTGCAGCATGGTTCCCACCCAAGTCCCCTGGATGCAGGGCGTCCCCGAAGGAAGGTCCGGAGCTCACGTCCGGCTGGCGAAGACTCCTTCAGCGGGAGTGAAAAGAAATTAACTGGAGGTGGAAGAGCAGCGCAGGAGGTGAAGGGTCGCGCAAGGCTCGAGGCGCTGTTCAGACACCCGCTGTACAACCTGCCACGCCCCCCACTGCAGGAAGATGATTGGCTCCTTCGGGTGAGGACCAGCGAACAAACAGAGGACGGAGAACATGAAGgatatgaggaagaggaggccatcAGTGCTGACAGTGAGTG GTGGAGCACCAGTGAGGAGGAAGGCTACGACAAGATGGACTGGACGAACGACGTGGACACGCACCCTCCCTGGCTGCGCTTCCACCTGGGGATCACTCGCTGGGAGCTGTACGACAGGAGGGATCCCAACCTGGATCAGCTGACTCACTACCTGGCGACGCAGCGGATCCTCAACGCGG TCCAAAAGACAGGAGGTACCCAGCTGAAACTGCTCATGTCCTTCCCGAACcatggacaagctctgctcaaACCCATGAA ACAGTCCAGACAGGCAGAGACGGATGTAAACCTCTTCTACTTCTCCGACTTTGAAAGGCACAATGCGGAGATCGCAGCCTTTCACCTGGACAG GTTGTTGGGCTTCCACAGGGTCCCTCCGGTGGTGGGTCGACTTATCAATGTCACCACAGAGATCAGGGAGATCACCACAGACCACAAGCTGATGAAGACCTTCTTCACCTCCCCGG CGGGGAACGTGTGTTTCTACGGCCAGTGCGAATACTACTGCTCCACGGAGCACCCGGTCTGTGGCCGGCCGCACCTGCTGGAGGTCTCCCTGGCTGCCATGCTACCTGACCTCACCCTGGCTCCGcgcaggtcctggaggtcacCGTGGAAACGCTCCTACAGCCGAACCAAGCTGGCTCA GTGGGAGAAGGTGCCAGCCTATTGTGACACAGTGAAGCAGACACCACCGTACAACCGCGGCACCAGGCTGGTGGATCTCATAGACATGGCCGTGCTGGACTTCCTCATGA GCAACATGGACAGACATCACTATGAGACATTTGAAAAATTTGGGAACGACACCTTTCTGGTGCATCTTGATCACGGCCGCGC GTTTGGCCGTCACTCTCAGGATGAGCCGTCCATACTTGCTCCTTTGCAGCAATGCTGCAG GATCCGCCGCTCCACCCTCCTCCGCCTGcgtctcctgtccctccctgacTCCAGGCTGAGCGATATGATGCGGGCGTCCCTTGCTCGGGATCCTCTAGCAGCCGTGGCCCCCATCCTCTCTGAGCCACACCTGTCTGCTCTGGACCGGCGCCTGGCAACCGTCCTGCAGGTGGTGCGGACGTGTCAGCATCAGCACCAGGATGTCATTTATGATGACCTGGGAAAGTATGAAGAAGACCAAAATCAACAGCCTGACgggaaaaacaaatga
- the LOC105416416 gene encoding nuclear body protein SP140-like protein isoform X1 — translation MDPIEALGNADLLQFFHSHKTEMACMEKPLTFLTQLRDHDLLPEDSYRKMSRMKSKDRLKKAVYEFLDWLEVNQPQLISTFWRAAFVELLMNQYHTLRKLHYSLMDGPGSNQSLTSFHIENEVESEARDGRLKALSGSEENKETNATPAKRKRRKLKGSKCEEDEDKQTKASCGETPGQRRKSRKLTYYSPLKKGEKTEIWRWPIYKVQLPVRCGEKKGLLNRKRMAKGLKCIMVSGQWFSPTEFERFAGKQRCKNWKLTIQCMGTPLGKLIQEGHLKSTRFRGRTVKARKSLFRILSDDEDESGSEKSNADKQPSTSGDPESSSTEGELNEQAEQEPEGSPDVCNTVFKVACGISFGALHKKRFASGTCGKCIRTATSWMTPIEFVEASLGQTNTSWRRDIRWEGKPLAYLIKDKTLRIHFLKCNCPLCNPSDDDLENERNDDECWVCKSDEDRLVLCDKCPRSFHKTCHLPYVEDADCGDRGQWLCTFCVYKSNEECFYQEEQSREEAMSLQLSQHLLECHYLLLRLSSAEELPEAPRSSASPDESAVFTELRRMLGIIAEKLQFRFYETVGQFVSEVELIFTNSASPHQADELIATGNRLKKVFDEDFKNVFHIVG, via the exons ATGGACCCGATAGAAGCCTTGGGAAATGCCGATCTGCTGCAGTTTTTCCACAGTCACAAAACTGAGATGGCGTGCATGGAGAAACCGCTTACTTTCCTGACCCAGCTGAGGGACCACGACCTGCTCCCGGAGGACAGTTACCGG AAGATGAGTCGCATGAAGAGCAAAGATAGATTGAAGAAAGCTGTTTATGAGTTCCTGGACTGGCTGGAGGTGAATCAGCCTCAGCTGATCAGCACATTCTGGAGGGCGGCCTTCGTGGAGCTCCTCATGAACCAATACCACACCCTGAGAAAGCTGCACTACAGCCTCATGGACG GGCCAGGAAGTAACCAGTCATTAACATCTTTTCATATTGAAAACGAAGTGGAATCAGAAGCGAGAGATGGAAGATTGAAGGCGCTTTCAGGAAGTGAGGAAAACAAGGAGACTAACGCCACCCCAgcaaaaaggaagaggagaaagctgAAAGGAAGCAAgtgtgaggaggatgaagacaaaCAGACCAAAGCTTCGTGTGGGGAGACACCAGGTCAGAGGAGGAAGTCCAGGAAACTGACTTATT ATTCTCCcctaaaaaaaggagagaaaactGAAATCTGGAGGTGGCCCATCTACAAGGTGCAGCTGCCTGTGAGGTGTGGAGAGAAGAAGGGTCTTCTGAACAGAAAACGAATGGCTAAAG GGCTGAAGTGCATCATGGTCAGCGGACAGTGGTTCTCTCCCACGGAATTTGAGAGGTTTGCCGGAAAGCAGAGATGCAAGAACTGGAAGCTGACGATTCAGTGCATGGGCACCCCGCTGGGAAAACTCATCCAG GAGGGTCACCTGAAGTCCACCAGGTTCCGAGGCCGGACCGTAAAG GCCAGGAAGTCTCTGTTCAGAATACTCTCAG atgatgaagatgaaagcGGAAGTGAAAAGTCCAACGCGGACAAACAGCCGTCAACAAGCGGAGACCCGGAATCCTCGTCCACAG AGGGCGAGCTAAATGAACAGGCGGAGCAGGAACCAGAAGGTTCCCCTGATGTTTGCAACACCGTGTTCAAAGTTGCCTGCGGAATTTCCTTTGGGGCCTTGCATAAGAAACGATTTGCctcag GGACTTGTGGGAAATGTATTCGCACTGCGACAAGCTGGATGACGCCGATAGAGTTTGTGGAGGCGTCACTGGGCCAGACAAACACATCCTGGAGGAGAGACATTCGGTGGGAGGGGAAACCGCTCGCTTACCTCATAAAG GACAAAACCCTGAGGATCCATTTTCTCAAGTGTAACTGCCCTCTATGCAATCCGAGTGATGATGACCTG GAGAATGAGAGGAACGACGACGAGTGCTGGGTGTGTAAGAGCGATGAGGACCGCTTGGTGTTGTGCGACAAATGCCCCCGCTCCTTCCACAAGACGTGTCACCTACCGTACGTGGAGGATGCAGATTGCGG GGACAGAGGTCAGTGGCTGTGCACCTTCTGCGTATATAAAAGCAACGAGGAGTGCTTTtaccaggaggagcagagcagagaagaagccaTGTCGCTCCAACTATCTCAGCACCTGCTG GAATGTCATTATCTCCTCCTGCGTCTGAGCTCCGCCGAAGAACTCCCGGAGGCTCCCCGCTCCAGCGCCTCC CCAGACGAGTCCGCCGTCTTCACGGAGCTAAGAAGGATGCTGGGCATCATCGcagagaagctccagtttcGGTTTTACGAGACCGTCGGCCAGTTCGTGTCTGAGGtcgagctcattttcaccaacaGCGCCTCGCCACACCAG GCTGACGAACTCATCGCCACGGGCAACAGACTCAAGAAAGTGTTCGATGAAGATTTTAAGAACGTGTTCCACATCGTCGGATGA
- the LOC105416416 gene encoding nuclear body protein SP140-like protein isoform X2, whose product MDPIEALGNADLLQFFHSHKTEMACMEKPLTFLTQLRDHDLLPEDSYRKMSRMKSKDRLKKAVYEFLDWLEVNQPQLISTFWRAAFVELLMNQYHTLRKLHYSLMDGPGSNQSLTSFHIENEVESEARDGRLKALSGSEENKETNATPAKRKRRKLKGSKCEEDEDKQTKASCGETPGQRRKSRKLTYYSPLKKGEKTEIWRWPIYKVQLPVRCGEKKGLLNRKRMAKGLKCIMVSGQWFSPTEFERFAGKQRCKNWKLTIQCMGTPLGKLIQEGHLKSTRFRGRTVKARKSLFRILSDDEDESGSEKSNADKQPSTSGDPESSSTEGELNEQAEQEPEGSPDVCNTVFKVACGISFGALHKKRFASGTCGKCIRTATSWMTPIEFVEASLGQTNTSWRRDIRWEGKPLAYLIKDKTLRIHFLKCNCPLCNPSDDDLENERNDDECWVCKSDEDRLVLCDKCPRSFHKTCHLPYVEDADCGGQWLCTFCVYKSNEECFYQEEQSREEAMSLQLSQHLLECHYLLLRLSSAEELPEAPRSSASPDESAVFTELRRMLGIIAEKLQFRFYETVGQFVSEVELIFTNSASPHQADELIATGNRLKKVFDEDFKNVFHIVG is encoded by the exons ATGGACCCGATAGAAGCCTTGGGAAATGCCGATCTGCTGCAGTTTTTCCACAGTCACAAAACTGAGATGGCGTGCATGGAGAAACCGCTTACTTTCCTGACCCAGCTGAGGGACCACGACCTGCTCCCGGAGGACAGTTACCGG AAGATGAGTCGCATGAAGAGCAAAGATAGATTGAAGAAAGCTGTTTATGAGTTCCTGGACTGGCTGGAGGTGAATCAGCCTCAGCTGATCAGCACATTCTGGAGGGCGGCCTTCGTGGAGCTCCTCATGAACCAATACCACACCCTGAGAAAGCTGCACTACAGCCTCATGGACG GGCCAGGAAGTAACCAGTCATTAACATCTTTTCATATTGAAAACGAAGTGGAATCAGAAGCGAGAGATGGAAGATTGAAGGCGCTTTCAGGAAGTGAGGAAAACAAGGAGACTAACGCCACCCCAgcaaaaaggaagaggagaaagctgAAAGGAAGCAAgtgtgaggaggatgaagacaaaCAGACCAAAGCTTCGTGTGGGGAGACACCAGGTCAGAGGAGGAAGTCCAGGAAACTGACTTATT ATTCTCCcctaaaaaaaggagagaaaactGAAATCTGGAGGTGGCCCATCTACAAGGTGCAGCTGCCTGTGAGGTGTGGAGAGAAGAAGGGTCTTCTGAACAGAAAACGAATGGCTAAAG GGCTGAAGTGCATCATGGTCAGCGGACAGTGGTTCTCTCCCACGGAATTTGAGAGGTTTGCCGGAAAGCAGAGATGCAAGAACTGGAAGCTGACGATTCAGTGCATGGGCACCCCGCTGGGAAAACTCATCCAG GAGGGTCACCTGAAGTCCACCAGGTTCCGAGGCCGGACCGTAAAG GCCAGGAAGTCTCTGTTCAGAATACTCTCAG atgatgaagatgaaagcGGAAGTGAAAAGTCCAACGCGGACAAACAGCCGTCAACAAGCGGAGACCCGGAATCCTCGTCCACAG AGGGCGAGCTAAATGAACAGGCGGAGCAGGAACCAGAAGGTTCCCCTGATGTTTGCAACACCGTGTTCAAAGTTGCCTGCGGAATTTCCTTTGGGGCCTTGCATAAGAAACGATTTGCctcag GGACTTGTGGGAAATGTATTCGCACTGCGACAAGCTGGATGACGCCGATAGAGTTTGTGGAGGCGTCACTGGGCCAGACAAACACATCCTGGAGGAGAGACATTCGGTGGGAGGGGAAACCGCTCGCTTACCTCATAAAG GACAAAACCCTGAGGATCCATTTTCTCAAGTGTAACTGCCCTCTATGCAATCCGAGTGATGATGACCTG GAGAATGAGAGGAACGACGACGAGTGCTGGGTGTGTAAGAGCGATGAGGACCGCTTGGTGTTGTGCGACAAATGCCCCCGCTCCTTCCACAAGACGTGTCACCTACCGTACGTGGAGGATGCAGATTGCGG AGGTCAGTGGCTGTGCACCTTCTGCGTATATAAAAGCAACGAGGAGTGCTTTtaccaggaggagcagagcagagaagaagccaTGTCGCTCCAACTATCTCAGCACCTGCTG GAATGTCATTATCTCCTCCTGCGTCTGAGCTCCGCCGAAGAACTCCCGGAGGCTCCCCGCTCCAGCGCCTCC CCAGACGAGTCCGCCGTCTTCACGGAGCTAAGAAGGATGCTGGGCATCATCGcagagaagctccagtttcGGTTTTACGAGACCGTCGGCCAGTTCGTGTCTGAGGtcgagctcattttcaccaacaGCGCCTCGCCACACCAG GCTGACGAACTCATCGCCACGGGCAACAGACTCAAGAAAGTGTTCGATGAAGATTTTAAGAACGTGTTCCACATCGTCGGATGA
- the LOC105416416 gene encoding nuclear body protein SP140-like protein isoform X3, whose protein sequence is MDPIEALGNADLLQFFHSHKTEMACMEKPLTFLTQLRDHDLLPEDSYRKMSRMKSKDRLKKAVYEFLDWLEVNQPQLISTFWRAAFVELLMNQYHTLRKLHYSLMDVESEARDGRLKALSGSEENKETNATPAKRKRRKLKGSKCEEDEDKQTKASCGETPGQRRKSRKLTYYSPLKKGEKTEIWRWPIYKVQLPVRCGEKKGLLNRKRMAKGLKCIMVSGQWFSPTEFERFAGKQRCKNWKLTIQCMGTPLGKLIQEGHLKSTRFRGRTVKARKSLFRILSDDEDESGSEKSNADKQPSTSGDPESSSTEGELNEQAEQEPEGSPDVCNTVFKVACGISFGALHKKRFASGTCGKCIRTATSWMTPIEFVEASLGQTNTSWRRDIRWEGKPLAYLIKDKTLRIHFLKCNCPLCNPSDDDLENERNDDECWVCKSDEDRLVLCDKCPRSFHKTCHLPYVEDADCGDRGQWLCTFCVYKSNEECFYQEEQSREEAMSLQLSQHLLECHYLLLRLSSAEELPEAPRSSASPDESAVFTELRRMLGIIAEKLQFRFYETVGQFVSEVELIFTNSASPHQADELIATGNRLKKVFDEDFKNVFHIVG, encoded by the exons ATGGACCCGATAGAAGCCTTGGGAAATGCCGATCTGCTGCAGTTTTTCCACAGTCACAAAACTGAGATGGCGTGCATGGAGAAACCGCTTACTTTCCTGACCCAGCTGAGGGACCACGACCTGCTCCCGGAGGACAGTTACCGG AAGATGAGTCGCATGAAGAGCAAAGATAGATTGAAGAAAGCTGTTTATGAGTTCCTGGACTGGCTGGAGGTGAATCAGCCTCAGCTGATCAGCACATTCTGGAGGGCGGCCTTCGTGGAGCTCCTCATGAACCAATACCACACCCTGAGAAAGCTGCACTACAGCCTCATGGACG TGGAATCAGAAGCGAGAGATGGAAGATTGAAGGCGCTTTCAGGAAGTGAGGAAAACAAGGAGACTAACGCCACCCCAgcaaaaaggaagaggagaaagctgAAAGGAAGCAAgtgtgaggaggatgaagacaaaCAGACCAAAGCTTCGTGTGGGGAGACACCAGGTCAGAGGAGGAAGTCCAGGAAACTGACTTATT ATTCTCCcctaaaaaaaggagagaaaactGAAATCTGGAGGTGGCCCATCTACAAGGTGCAGCTGCCTGTGAGGTGTGGAGAGAAGAAGGGTCTTCTGAACAGAAAACGAATGGCTAAAG GGCTGAAGTGCATCATGGTCAGCGGACAGTGGTTCTCTCCCACGGAATTTGAGAGGTTTGCCGGAAAGCAGAGATGCAAGAACTGGAAGCTGACGATTCAGTGCATGGGCACCCCGCTGGGAAAACTCATCCAG GAGGGTCACCTGAAGTCCACCAGGTTCCGAGGCCGGACCGTAAAG GCCAGGAAGTCTCTGTTCAGAATACTCTCAG atgatgaagatgaaagcGGAAGTGAAAAGTCCAACGCGGACAAACAGCCGTCAACAAGCGGAGACCCGGAATCCTCGTCCACAG AGGGCGAGCTAAATGAACAGGCGGAGCAGGAACCAGAAGGTTCCCCTGATGTTTGCAACACCGTGTTCAAAGTTGCCTGCGGAATTTCCTTTGGGGCCTTGCATAAGAAACGATTTGCctcag GGACTTGTGGGAAATGTATTCGCACTGCGACAAGCTGGATGACGCCGATAGAGTTTGTGGAGGCGTCACTGGGCCAGACAAACACATCCTGGAGGAGAGACATTCGGTGGGAGGGGAAACCGCTCGCTTACCTCATAAAG GACAAAACCCTGAGGATCCATTTTCTCAAGTGTAACTGCCCTCTATGCAATCCGAGTGATGATGACCTG GAGAATGAGAGGAACGACGACGAGTGCTGGGTGTGTAAGAGCGATGAGGACCGCTTGGTGTTGTGCGACAAATGCCCCCGCTCCTTCCACAAGACGTGTCACCTACCGTACGTGGAGGATGCAGATTGCGG GGACAGAGGTCAGTGGCTGTGCACCTTCTGCGTATATAAAAGCAACGAGGAGTGCTTTtaccaggaggagcagagcagagaagaagccaTGTCGCTCCAACTATCTCAGCACCTGCTG GAATGTCATTATCTCCTCCTGCGTCTGAGCTCCGCCGAAGAACTCCCGGAGGCTCCCCGCTCCAGCGCCTCC CCAGACGAGTCCGCCGTCTTCACGGAGCTAAGAAGGATGCTGGGCATCATCGcagagaagctccagtttcGGTTTTACGAGACCGTCGGCCAGTTCGTGTCTGAGGtcgagctcattttcaccaacaGCGCCTCGCCACACCAG GCTGACGAACTCATCGCCACGGGCAACAGACTCAAGAAAGTGTTCGATGAAGATTTTAAGAACGTGTTCCACATCGTCGGATGA
- the LOC105416415 gene encoding uncharacterized protein → MEENLQVAIKHVKSEAADESSSALVLGSQDSPAPCGDTACRGGGGGGGDQTAEELQTVTTSTPVLLYPVSTERYFTTSGDEKTYLKIAPASAVTSAHAEMVLPSGPDFSSKVVLCLIEAVGRRWGLYKTRERSQLFQSVQEELASKGYMLPVEKIRRKWNNLIVTYKRVKDRSRETGHTKTSWEFFDLMDATLSDTVGSQNLNVKKNKSGTSVSSLSGPLVKKPPTPQSPSFVRHNGDFTSVGVLQTGGQGTCGGLAVSTTAAVASVNSTKPSEIKPLVVLSGDVTTTIHPATIVQSPSLISEPSFTDSVSTLLSLSSNPDLNTSRYVGRKIPSFSSGVIPFHLSNTLNSSSISSSFPTTCSSLSTTFSTSPSTTVASGEIQKQNEWQSNAMLLQEIIQRHEEEAYIDRVARRRTEAREKRRERREVRMAESLGRIATALELLSSKQDTIIALLQRLADRK, encoded by the exons ATGGAGGAAAACCTGCAAGTCGCAATTAAGCATGTGAAGAGCGAAGCTGCGGATGAGAGCTCATCTGCGCTGGTTCTGGGCAGTCAGGACTCGCCTGCGCCCTGTGGAGATACCgcatgcagaggaggaggaggaggaggaggggatcaGACTGCAGAGGAGCTGCAAACAGTCACAACAAGCactcctgtgctgctgt ACCCCGTGAGCACCGAACGCTACTTTACAACATCTGGAGACGAGAAGACTTACCTGAAGATAGCTCCAG CTTCAGCGGTGACCTCAGCTCACGCAGAGATGGTGCTTCCCTCTGGCCCAGACTTCTCCTCCAAGGTTGTTCTGTGTCTCATCGAGGCTGTCGGGCGCCGCTGGGGTCTGTACAAGACACGGGAGCGCTCGCAGCTCTTCCAGAGCGTCCAGGAAGAGCTGGCCTCCAAAGGGTACATGCTTCCTGTGGAGAAGATCCGTCGCAAGTGGAACAACCTCATTGTCACGTACAAGAGAGTTAAAGATCGCAGCCGTGAGACAGGCCATACCAAAACGTCCTGGGAGTTCTTTGAT TTGATGGACGCCACTCTCAGTGACACGGTCGGCTCCCAGAACCTCaatgtcaaaaaaaacaaaagtggaacttctgtttcttctctgtctggTCCTTTGGTCAAGAAACCACCGACTCCGCAGTCCCCCTCCTTCGTCCGTCATAATGGGGACTTCACGTCAGTGGGGGTCTTGCAGACAGGCGGTCAGGGGACCTGCGGCGGTCTTGCAGTCAGcaccactgctgctgttgcctctgTGAACTCCACAAAGCCTTCAGAAATAAAGCCCCTGGTGGTCCTCAGCGGTGACGTCACAACCACGATTCATCCTGCCACCATTGTGCAATCGCCGTCCTTAATCTCCGAGCCCTCTTTTACAGACTCGGTTTCCACTTTGCTCAGTTTGTCCAGCAACCCTGACCTCAACACGTCACGCTACGTTGGGCGCAAAATCCCATCCTTCTCCTCCGGAGTCATCCCTTTTCACCTCAGCAACACGCTGAATTCTTCGAGCATCTCGTCATCTTTTCCAACAACTTGCTCGAGTCTCTCTACTACCTTCTCCACCTCACCGTCAACCACCGTTGCCTCTGGAGAGATCCAGAAACAAAACGAATGGCAATCCAACGCCATGTTGTTACAGGAGATTATCCAGCGACATGAGGAGGAGGCCTACATTGATCGGGTGGCTCGCCGTCGGACAGAAGCCAGAGAGAAGAGGCGCGAAAGGAGGGAAGTGCGAATGGCAGAGTCCCTCGGCAGGATAGCCACGGCCCTGGAGCTGCTCTCGTCCAAACAGGACACAATCATCGCCCTGCTGCAGAGACTGGCCGATCGCAAGTGA